In bacterium, a single window of DNA contains:
- the ndk gene encoding nucleoside-diphosphate kinase: MPQIQRTLSIIKPDGVEKNVIGDVLSRFEKAGLRIAAMKMVHLTPEEAGGFYIVHRERPFFGDLKGYMSSGPVIVLVLEGHDAIAVNRDLMGATNPAEADPGTIRADHAESIERNIVHGSDSRESADFEIPYFFSAIEVHG, translated from the coding sequence ATGCCCCAGATCCAGCGGACACTTTCCATCATCAAGCCCGATGGAGTCGAGAAGAACGTCATCGGCGACGTTCTGTCACGGTTCGAAAAGGCCGGTCTCAGGATCGCCGCCATGAAGATGGTACACTTGACTCCGGAGGAGGCAGGCGGGTTTTATATCGTGCACAGGGAAAGGCCGTTTTTCGGTGACCTCAAGGGTTACATGTCCTCCGGGCCCGTCATCGTGCTGGTTCTCGAAGGCCATGACGCCATCGCCGTCAACCGGGATCTCATGGGGGCCACCAACCCCGCGGAGGCTGATCCGGGAACCATCAGGGCCGACCACGCCGAGAGCATCGAGAGGAACATCGTCCACGGTTCCGATTCCCGGGAATCGGCCGATTTCGAGATCCCGTATTTTTTTTCAGCCATTGAGGTCCATGGCTGA